In one Bacteroidota bacterium genomic region, the following are encoded:
- the rplV gene encoding 50S ribosomal protein L22, with amino-acid sequence MGKRKRLVADKRKEANKTTYFAKLNNCPTSPRKMRQVADLVRGMDVYKALSVLKFNTREASGRLEKLLKSAIANYEAKTGQRPDDDTLFVKEIMVDSAMAVKRLRTAPQGRGYRIRKRSNHVTLVIDTKN; translated from the coding sequence ATGGGAAAAAGAAAAAGATTAGTAGCGGACAAGCGTAAAGAGGCGAACAAAACAACTTATTTCGCCAAATTAAACAATTGTCCAACATCACCTCGTAAAATGCGCCAAGTGGCCGATTTAGTAAGAGGTATGGATGTATACAAAGCTTTAAGCGTATTAAAATTCAATACCCGCGAAGCATCAGGTCGTTTAGAAAAATTATTGAAGTCTGCCATTGCTAATTATGAAGCAAAAACAGGTCAGCGTCCTGACGATGATACATTGTTTGTAAAAGAAATTATGGTTGACAGCGCTATGGCTGTGAAACGTTTACGCACAGCGCCTCAAGGCCGCGGATATCGTATCAGAAAGCGTTCTAATCACGTAACTTTAGTAATTGACACAAAAAATTAA
- the rpsJ gene encoding 30S ribosomal protein S10 yields the protein MSQRIRIKLKSYDFNLVDKSAEKIVKTVKSTGAVVNGPIPLPTHKRIFTVLKSPHVNKKARDQFELCSYKRLLDIYSSSSKTVDALMKLELPSGVEVEIKV from the coding sequence ATGAGCCAAAGAATCAGAATAAAACTAAAATCATACGATTTCAACTTAGTTGATAAGTCAGCAGAGAAAATCGTTAAGACTGTAAAATCTACAGGTGCTGTAGTAAATGGTCCAATTCCATTGCCTACTCACAAGCGTATTTTCACAGTATTAAAATCGCCACACGTTAACAAGAAAGCACGTGATCAGTTCGAATTATGCTCTTACAAGCGTTTATTAGACATCTACAGCTCTTCTTCTAAAACTGTTGATGCGTTAATGAAACTTGAATTACCTAGCGGTGTTGAGGTTGAAATTAAGGTTTAA
- a CDS encoding AAA family ATPase — translation MPNPFHTGDFNPAAEFCPRDEEFKQLLNNTQMDLNTILLGMRQIGKTTLVKQFIRHIENENNRHCIYANINASSTIDEFSELLLQEIVKEFREIKSNNIDLLINRSSPQLLLTVLESLDKLNKKILIVIDDFQQIINYPDKDFLQLFQNSIQKLKRINFIFCCSNEFALNELAGNETQTFFANSDLIQLNPIKPTNYNMFIGWLFNNNGQSISEEAIDFILDWTRCHTHYTQFLCKRIFFNAHKEIELENVHDECGQILSENESSFYIYRNLLSPVQWILLKAIAKEEKVYHPTAKQFLSEHKIGTPANVQRALDALIQKEMVIASRDEKGRYYQVQDCFLSRWLEGID, via the coding sequence ATGCCAAATCCTTTCCATACCGGCGATTTTAATCCCGCTGCCGAATTCTGTCCGAGGGATGAAGAGTTTAAACAACTCCTTAATAACACCCAAATGGACCTGAATACAATTTTACTGGGCATGCGGCAAATTGGTAAAACCACTTTGGTTAAACAGTTTATACGCCACATCGAAAACGAAAACAACCGCCATTGTATATATGCTAATATAAACGCTTCTTCTACTATAGACGAGTTTAGCGAATTGCTTTTACAGGAAATCGTTAAAGAATTCAGAGAAATTAAATCCAACAACATTGATTTACTCATTAATCGCTCAAGTCCTCAATTACTCCTCACCGTTCTCGAATCACTCGATAAACTCAATAAAAAAATACTTATTGTGATTGATGATTTTCAACAAATCATTAATTACCCCGATAAAGATTTTTTACAACTATTTCAAAACAGCATTCAGAAACTCAAACGCATCAATTTCATTTTTTGCTGCAGCAATGAGTTTGCTCTCAACGAACTTGCCGGTAACGAAACCCAAACTTTTTTCGCGAACTCCGACCTTATCCAGCTTAACCCAATCAAACCTACGAATTACAATATGTTTATTGGTTGGTTGTTTAACAACAACGGACAATCCATCAGCGAAGAGGCTATTGATTTTATTTTGGATTGGACACGTTGCCACACGCATTATACACAATTTTTATGCAAACGCATTTTTTTTAATGCACATAAAGAAATTGAATTGGAAAACGTACACGATGAATGCGGACAAATTCTTTCAGAAAATGAAAGCTCCTTCTATATCTACCGTAATCTTCTGTCGCCGGTGCAATGGATTTTATTGAAGGCTATCGCAAAAGAAGAAAAAGTCTATCACCCCACAGCCAAACAGTTTCTAAGCGAACATAAAATTGGAACACCTGCTAACGTTCAACGCGCGCTTGATGCACTTATACAAAAAGAAATGGTAATCGCTTCCCGTGATGAAAAAGGCCGTTATTATCAGGTGCAAGATTGCTTCTTGAGCCGATGGCTGGAGGGTATTGATTAA
- the fusA gene encoding elongation factor G, with amino-acid sequence MSDLKYTRNIGIAAHIDAGKTTTTERILYYTGVNHKIGEVHDGAATMDWMVQEQERGITITSAATTCFWNYRDNKYKINIIDTPGHVDFTVEVNRSLRILDGLVFLFSAVDGVEPQSETNWRLADGYNVTRIGFVNKMDRQGADFLNVVKQTKEILGGNAVPLQLPIGSEDNFKGVVDLINNRGMVWNEHDKGMTYEVVPIPADMVDEVNHWREKMLEAVSEFDDKIMEKFFDAPDTITEREVLDALRKACVANKIVPMVCGSSFKNKGVQTMLDLVMELMPSPLDKENIKGTNPDTGEEVVRKPDAKDPFTALAFKIATDPFVGRLCFFRAYSGRLDAGSYVLNTRSGNKERISRIFQMHANKQNPIEFIEAGDIGAAVGFKDIKTGDTLCDEKNPIVLEAMNFPEPVIGVAIEPKTQGDLDRLGVALNKLAEEDPTFRVKTDEDSGQTIISGMGELHLEIIVDRLRREFKVEVNQGAPQVAYKEAVTGTVEHREVYKKQTGGRGKFADIKVELGPVDADFDNSKSDLQFVNEITGGNIPREFIPAVEKGFKASLNNGVLAGYPLVGLKVVLTDGSYHAVDSDALSFEICARNAFREALGKCKPVLLEPIMKIEVITPEQNMGDVVGDLNRRRGQIEGMDSKGTSQVVKAKVPLSEMFGYVTQLRTLTSGRASSTMEFSHYSETPNNIAADVIAKAKGKAEKV; translated from the coding sequence ATGAGCGATTTAAAATATACAAGAAATATTGGTATTGCAGCCCACATTGATGCGGGTAAAACTACAACTACCGAGCGTATCCTTTACTATACTGGTGTAAACCATAAAATAGGTGAGGTACACGATGGTGCTGCTACTATGGACTGGATGGTTCAGGAGCAAGAGCGCGGTATTACTATTACTTCTGCTGCTACAACTTGTTTCTGGAATTACAGAGACAATAAATACAAAATTAACATTATCGATACTCCGGGTCACGTTGACTTTACCGTTGAGGTGAACCGTTCTTTACGTATCCTAGACGGATTAGTTTTCTTATTCTCTGCTGTTGATGGTGTAGAACCTCAATCAGAAACTAACTGGCGTTTAGCTGACGGTTACAATGTAACTCGTATCGGTTTCGTAAATAAAATGGACCGCCAGGGTGCTGACTTCTTAAACGTTGTTAAGCAAACAAAAGAAATTTTAGGTGGTAACGCAGTTCCTTTACAATTACCAATCGGTTCTGAAGATAACTTCAAAGGTGTAGTTGACTTAATCAACAACCGTGGAATGGTGTGGAATGAGCATGATAAAGGTATGACTTATGAAGTTGTTCCAATTCCTGCTGACATGGTGGATGAAGTAAATCATTGGAGAGAGAAAATGCTTGAAGCAGTTTCTGAATTCGATGATAAAATCATGGAGAAGTTTTTCGATGCTCCGGATACTATCACTGAGCGTGAAGTACTAGATGCATTACGTAAAGCTTGCGTAGCTAACAAAATCGTTCCAATGGTTTGTGGTTCATCTTTCAAAAACAAAGGTGTTCAAACCATGTTAGACTTAGTAATGGAATTAATGCCTTCTCCATTAGATAAGGAAAATATTAAAGGTACAAATCCTGATACAGGTGAAGAGGTAGTACGTAAACCAGACGCAAAAGATCCTTTCACTGCTTTAGCATTTAAAATTGCAACTGACCCATTCGTAGGTCGTCTTTGTTTCTTCCGTGCTTATTCCGGACGCTTAGATGCAGGTTCTTATGTGTTAAATACTCGTTCAGGTAATAAAGAGCGTATTTCTCGTATCTTCCAAATGCATGCTAACAAACAAAACCCAATCGAGTTTATCGAGGCTGGTGATATTGGTGCAGCAGTTGGTTTCAAGGATATTAAAACAGGTGATACTTTATGCGATGAGAAGAATCCAATCGTGTTAGAAGCGATGAACTTCCCAGAGCCGGTAATCGGTGTTGCTATTGAGCCAAAAACTCAAGGTGACTTAGACCGTTTAGGTGTTGCATTAAATAAATTAGCTGAAGAGGATCCAACTTTCCGTGTTAAAACGGATGAAGATTCAGGACAAACTATCATCAGCGGTATGGGTGAGCTTCACTTAGAAATTATCGTTGACCGTTTACGTCGTGAGTTTAAAGTGGAAGTTAACCAAGGTGCTCCTCAGGTAGCATACAAAGAGGCAGTAACAGGTACAGTTGAACACCGTGAGGTTTATAAGAAACAAACCGGTGGTCGTGGTAAATTCGCTGATATTAAAGTTGAATTAGGTCCTGTTGATGCAGACTTCGATAACTCTAAATCTGATTTACAATTCGTAAATGAAATTACAGGTGGTAACATTCCTCGCGAATTTATTCCTGCAGTTGAAAAAGGATTTAAAGCTTCATTAAACAATGGTGTATTAGCAGGATATCCGTTAGTAGGATTGAAAGTTGTGTTAACTGACGGTTCTTACCACGCGGTTGACTCTGATGCATTATCGTTTGAGATTTGTGCTCGTAACGCTTTCCGTGAAGCGTTAGGAAAATGTAAGCCGGTGTTATTAGAGCCAATCATGAAGATTGAAGTAATTACTCCTGAGCAAAACATGGGTGATGTGGTAGGTGACTTAAACCGTCGTCGTGGCCAAATCGAAGGTATGGATAGCAAAGGAACTTCACAGGTAGTAAAAGCAAAAGTTCCATTATCTGAAATGTTTGGTTACGTTACTCAATTACGTACGTTAACTTCAGGTCGTGCATCTTCAACAATGGAGTTTTCTCACTACTCAGAAACACCAAACAATATCGCAGCTGATGTAATTGCAAAAGCTAAAGGAAAAGCAGAAAAAGTTTAA
- the rplD gene encoding 50S ribosomal protein L4: MQVEVLNISGKKTAKKVELTDSIFGAEPNDHSIYLDVKHYLANQRQGTHKSKERAEIARTTKKLKRQKGTGGARAGSMKSPLFIGGGRAFGPRPRDYSFKLNKKVKALARISALTYKAKDNAITVLEDFSFEAPKTKSYIDLMKNLNMTDKKTLLVLGTANSNVYLSSRNLPKAKVVNAADLNTYDILNAENVILSESSVKVIETILNK; encoded by the coding sequence ATGCAAGTAGAAGTATTAAACATAAGCGGCAAAAAGACAGCTAAGAAAGTTGAATTAACTGATTCAATCTTCGGTGCTGAGCCAAATGATCATAGTATTTATCTTGATGTTAAGCATTATTTAGCTAACCAACGTCAGGGTACACATAAATCAAAAGAACGTGCTGAAATCGCTCGTACAACTAAAAAGTTGAAGCGTCAAAAAGGTACCGGTGGTGCTCGTGCAGGTTCTATGAAATCGCCATTATTTATTGGTGGTGGCCGCGCATTTGGTCCACGTCCTCGCGATTACTCTTTCAAATTAAATAAAAAGGTAAAAGCTTTAGCACGTATCTCTGCTTTAACTTATAAAGCAAAAGATAATGCTATCACAGTGTTAGAAGATTTCTCTTTCGAGGCTCCAAAAACTAAGAGCTACATCGATTTGATGAAAAACTTAAACATGACTGATAAGAAGACTTTATTAGTATTAGGTACTGCAAATAGTAACGTGTATTTATCATCTCGTAATCTTCCAAAGGCGAAGGTTGTTAACGCAGCTGATTTGAACACTTACGATATTTTAAATGCCGAGAACGTAATCTTATCTGAGAGCTCAGTAAAAGTTATTGAAACAATTTTAAATAAGTAA
- a CDS encoding DUF3078 domain-containing protein, which yields MKKLAVLFLFVSFGMQAQTEAKKDTSYWKKSGFFGLNLAQTSVSNWTGGGENNIAFSGLLNLEANYKKDKHEWVNRFDGQYGIVKMGNAKIWQKNVDQMFAMSKYSLYAFKKYWFYTLMADFRSQFSDGYKYFDDTLKVAVSRFASPAYIQLALGLDFKPADYFVATISPVAGKVTMVTDQNLANAGEFGVEKAKYDTAGVLVTPGHKFRYEFGGRLTLKFKKDLTKQLSLDTYADFFSNYMKDPQNIDVVWNTLVTLKITKFFTATLSTKFLYDHDVTIKYDWNNDGKFDHKNDIFGPRAQVMSVYGIGFGYKF from the coding sequence ATGAAAAAATTAGCCGTATTATTTTTATTTGTGAGCTTTGGAATGCAAGCTCAAACAGAAGCAAAAAAGGATACTTCGTATTGGAAGAAAAGCGGATTCTTTGGATTGAATTTGGCGCAAACATCAGTGAGTAACTGGACCGGTGGCGGAGAAAACAATATTGCATTTTCAGGTTTGTTGAACTTAGAAGCTAATTATAAAAAGGATAAGCACGAATGGGTAAACCGATTCGATGGTCAGTATGGTATTGTAAAAATGGGTAATGCAAAAATTTGGCAGAAGAACGTTGACCAAATGTTCGCGATGAGCAAGTATAGCTTGTATGCGTTTAAAAAATATTGGTTTTATACTTTAATGGCCGATTTCCGTTCACAATTTTCGGATGGGTATAAATATTTTGATGATACGTTAAAAGTAGCTGTATCGCGTTTTGCATCGCCTGCATATATTCAGTTAGCATTAGGTTTAGACTTTAAACCGGCTGATTACTTTGTAGCAACGATTTCACCGGTAGCGGGTAAGGTTACAATGGTAACTGACCAGAATTTAGCAAATGCAGGTGAATTTGGTGTAGAGAAGGCTAAATACGATACTGCAGGCGTATTAGTAACACCGGGCCATAAATTCCGCTATGAGTTTGGGGGAAGACTTACTTTAAAGTTTAAGAAGGATCTTACTAAGCAATTGAGCTTAGATACTTACGCCGATTTTTTCTCTAATTACATGAAAGATCCACAAAACATAGATGTGGTATGGAATACTTTAGTAACATTGAAAATTACCAAGTTTTTTACAGCGACATTATCAACCAAGTTTTTATATGATCACGACGTAACCATTAAATACGATTGGAATAACGACGGAAAATTCGATCACAAAAACGATATTTTTGGTCCGCGTGCGCAAGTAATGAGTGTATACGGAATCGGATTTGGATACAAGTTTTAA
- the rplC gene encoding 50S ribosomal protein L3 — translation MSGIIGKKIGMTSFFDANGKYVPCTVIEAGPCVVTQVKTNEKDGYSALQLSFDEKKEKNTSSAMKGHFALAKTTPKRKVVEFRSFEEAKNLGDVITVDLFVEGDFVDVVGTSKGKGFQGVVKRHGFSGVGGSSHGQHDRQRAPGSLGASSDPSRVLPGKRMGGRTGGNRKKVQNLEVVKIMADKNVILIKGSVPGAKGSYVLIEK, via the coding sequence ATGTCTGGAATAATTGGTAAAAAAATCGGAATGACCAGTTTCTTCGATGCCAATGGTAAGTATGTACCATGCACAGTAATTGAAGCGGGTCCTTGCGTTGTGACGCAAGTAAAAACCAATGAGAAAGACGGATATTCAGCTTTACAACTATCATTCGACGAGAAGAAAGAAAAAAACACATCGTCAGCAATGAAGGGGCACTTTGCATTAGCAAAAACAACTCCAAAGCGTAAAGTAGTTGAGTTCCGTTCTTTTGAGGAAGCAAAAAATTTAGGTGATGTTATCACTGTTGACTTATTCGTAGAAGGCGATTTCGTTGATGTGGTTGGTACATCAAAAGGTAAAGGTTTTCAAGGTGTAGTAAAGCGTCATGGCTTTAGCGGTGTTGGTGGAAGTTCACACGGTCAGCACGATCGTCAAAGAGCTCCTGGTTCATTAGGTGCATCATCAGATCCTTCACGCGTATTACCTGGTAAACGCATGGGTGGTAGAACAGGTGGTAACCGTAAGAAAGTTCAAAACCTTGAAGTAGTAAAAATAATGGCAGACAAGAATGTAATCCTGATAAAAGGTTCTGTTCCTGGTGCTAAGGGGTCTTACGTTTTAATTGAGAAGTAA
- the rpsG gene encoding 30S ribosomal protein S7, translated as MRKSKAKKRVLLPDPIFNDVMVTRFLNNLMYDGKKNTASKIFHEAIGIVAKRTSEDGLEVWKKAIANVTPQVEVRSRRVGGATFQIPSEIRPDRKISMAMKWLISYSRKRNEKSMAQKLAGEIVAASKEEGAAFKKKEDTHKMAEANKAFSHFRF; from the coding sequence ATGAGAAAGTCAAAAGCTAAAAAAAGAGTATTGTTACCGGATCCAATTTTTAATGATGTAATGGTAACCCGCTTTTTAAATAACTTAATGTACGATGGTAAAAAGAATACCGCTTCTAAAATTTTCCACGAAGCTATAGGTATCGTTGCTAAACGTACAAGCGAAGATGGTTTAGAGGTTTGGAAAAAGGCAATCGCTAACGTAACGCCTCAAGTTGAAGTTCGTTCACGTCGTGTGGGTGGTGCAACTTTCCAGATTCCTTCTGAAATCCGTCCTGACCGCAAAATTTCTATGGCTATGAAATGGTTAATCTCTTACTCTCGTAAGCGTAACGAAAAATCAATGGCTCAGAAATTAGCTGGTGAAATCGTTGCAGCTTCTAAAGAAGAAGGTGCAGCTTTCAAAAAGAAAGAAGATACTCACAAAATGGCGGAAGCCAATAAAGCATTCTCACACTTCAGATTCTAA
- the rplW gene encoding 50S ribosomal protein L23 codes for MGILVKPIITEKMTAQAEKLNRYGFVVDKTANKLEIKDAVEKMYNVKVASVNTQQYIGKVKVRNTTRGMAVGRVSRHKKAIVTLKQGEVIDFYASI; via the coding sequence ATGGGAATTTTAGTTAAGCCTATCATCACTGAAAAAATGACTGCACAAGCCGAAAAATTAAATCGCTATGGCTTTGTTGTGGATAAAACGGCTAATAAATTAGAGATTAAAGATGCGGTAGAAAAAATGTACAATGTTAAAGTTGCTTCAGTAAACACTCAGCAATACATTGGAAAAGTGAAGGTGCGTAACACAACACGCGGTATGGCTGTTGGTCGCGTAAGCCGTCACAAAAAAGCTATCGTTACTTTAAAACAAGGCGAGGTAATTGATTTTTACGCTAGTATTTAA
- a CDS encoding 30S ribosomal protein S12 — MPTIQQLVRKGRHKAPNKSKSAALDSCPQRRGVCTRVYTTTPKKPNSAMRKVAKVRLTNKQEVIAYIPGEGHNLQEHSIVLVRGGRVKDLPGVRYHIVRGTLDTAGVEGRKQQRSKYGTKRPKAGAAAPAAKGKK, encoded by the coding sequence ATGCCAACAATACAACAATTAGTAAGAAAAGGTCGCCATAAGGCACCTAACAAGAGCAAGTCGGCTGCATTGGATTCTTGTCCGCAGCGTCGTGGAGTTTGTACTCGTGTGTACACAACTACTCCTAAGAAGCCAAACTCAGCTATGCGTAAGGTAGCTAAGGTTCGTTTAACCAATAAGCAAGAGGTAATTGCTTACATTCCGGGAGAAGGTCACAATTTACAAGAGCACAGTATCGTATTAGTACGTGGTGGTCGTGTGAAGGATTTACCGGGTGTACGTTACCATATTGTACGTGGTACTTTAGATACTGCAGGTGTAGAAGGTCGTAAACAACAACGTTCTAAATACGGAACTAAGCGTCCTAAAGCGGGTGCTGCTGCTCCGGCTGCAAAAGGAAAAAAATAA
- the rpsS gene encoding 30S ribosomal protein S19, whose amino-acid sequence MARSLKKGPFIDHNLAGKVDKMNAGGKKSVIKTWARRSTIPPEFVGHTFAVHNGAKFIPVYVTENMVGHKLGEFAPTRVFKGHAGHNKGAAAAKK is encoded by the coding sequence ATGGCAAGATCATTAAAAAAAGGACCCTTTATCGACCACAATTTGGCTGGTAAAGTTGACAAAATGAACGCTGGCGGAAAGAAGTCGGTTATTAAAACCTGGGCTCGTCGCTCAACTATTCCACCAGAATTTGTAGGACATACATTTGCAGTACATAACGGTGCAAAATTTATTCCGGTTTATGTAACTGAAAACATGGTAGGACATAAATTAGGAGAATTTGCTCCAACGCGTGTGTTTAAAGGACATGCCGGTCACAATAAAGGAGCTGCAGCTGCAAAAAAATAA
- the rpsQ gene encoding 30S ribosomal protein S17 — translation MERNLRKEKTGVVTSNKMNKSIVVAVMRKVKHPKYGKFVNKTSKFVAHDEKNECSIGDTVRIMETRPLSKTKNWRLVEIIEKVK, via the coding sequence ATGGAAAGAAATTTAAGAAAAGAAAAAACCGGTGTTGTTACCAGCAATAAAATGAATAAATCTATTGTTGTGGCAGTAATGCGTAAAGTAAAACACCCGAAGTACGGTAAATTCGTAAACAAAACTTCTAAGTTCGTTGCACACGACGAGAAAAACGAATGCAGTATTGGCGATACCGTTCGTATTATGGAAACACGTCCGTTAAGCAAAACCAAAAACTGGCGCTTAGTTGAAATAATTGAAAAAGTAAAATAA
- the rplB gene encoding 50S ribosomal protein L2, with the protein MGLKKFRPLTPSLRFKIASDNSDITTDKPEKSLVTSTKSSGGRNNTGKMTMRYIGGGHKKQYRIIDFKREKDGIEGTVKTVEYDPNRTARIALVVYKDGEKRYIIAPQGLKVGQKVMSGSKATPEVGNTLFLSDVPLGTIIHNIELRPGQGAALARSAGSYAQLTAREGKYAVLRMPSGELRMILITCKATIGAVSNPDHNLEVHGKAGRKRWLGVRPRTRPVAMNPVDHPMGGGEGRASGGHPRSRKGLPAKGFKTRYKSKASNKHIIERRKK; encoded by the coding sequence ATGGGATTAAAAAAATTCAGACCGCTAACTCCTAGCTTACGCTTCAAAATAGCGTCAGACAACTCTGATATTACTACTGATAAACCTGAAAAGAGTTTAGTTACCAGTACAAAATCGAGTGGAGGCCGTAACAATACAGGTAAAATGACAATGCGCTATATTGGCGGTGGTCATAAAAAACAATACCGTATTATAGATTTCAAACGTGAAAAAGACGGAATCGAAGGAACAGTTAAAACTGTTGAGTACGATCCAAACCGTACTGCACGTATTGCATTAGTTGTTTACAAAGATGGTGAGAAGCGTTATATCATCGCTCCACAAGGCTTAAAAGTTGGACAAAAAGTTATGTCCGGTTCAAAAGCTACTCCTGAAGTTGGAAACACTTTGTTTTTATCAGATGTTCCATTAGGTACAATCATTCATAACATTGAGTTACGTCCGGGTCAAGGTGCAGCATTAGCTCGCAGCGCCGGTTCTTATGCTCAGTTAACTGCTCGTGAAGGAAAATACGCAGTGTTGCGTATGCCTTCAGGTGAATTACGTATGATTTTGATTACATGTAAAGCTACCATCGGTGCTGTATCTAATCCTGATCATAACTTAGAAGTTCACGGTAAAGCAGGTCGTAAACGTTGGTTAGGTGTACGTCCGCGTACAAGGCCAGTGGCAATGAACCCGGTTGATCATCCAATGGGTGGTGGTGAAGGTCGTGCTTCAGGTGGTCACCCACGTTCACGTAAGGGCTTACCAGCAAAAGGCTTTAAGACTCGTTACAAGTCAAAAGCTTCTAACAAACACATTATTGAAAGAAGAAAAAAATAA
- the rpmC gene encoding 50S ribosomal protein L29, which yields MKNKDIMALSDAELLDKIKEEKAALGKLKVNHNVSPIENPITIRNARKTIARLATEATKRKKASK from the coding sequence ATGAAAAACAAAGACATTATGGCTTTATCCGATGCAGAATTATTGGATAAAATTAAAGAAGAAAAAGCCGCATTAGGCAAATTAAAAGTGAATCACAATGTTTCTCCAATCGAGAATCCAATTACGATTCGTAATGCGCGCAAAACAATTGCCCGTTTGGCAACTGAAGCAACAAAACGTAAAAAAGCATCAAAATAA
- the rplP gene encoding 50S ribosomal protein L16, producing the protein MLQPKRTKFRKSQKMKMKGNAKRGDQLAFGSFGIKAQEGCWVTARQIEAARIAITRFMKREGQVWIRVFPDKPITRKPAEVRMGKGKGAPEYWVAPVKPGRILFEAEGVPMDVAKEALRLAAQKLPVVTKFVVRRDYTANEA; encoded by the coding sequence ATGTTACAACCAAAAAGAACGAAGTTCAGGAAATCGCAAAAAATGAAAATGAAAGGCAACGCCAAGCGTGGCGATCAATTAGCCTTTGGTTCATTTGGTATTAAAGCTCAAGAAGGCTGCTGGGTAACAGCTCGTCAAATTGAAGCTGCTCGTATCGCCATCACACGTTTTATGAAACGTGAAGGTCAGGTATGGATTCGCGTGTTCCCTGATAAACCAATCACTCGCAAACCGGCTGAGGTACGTATGGGTAAAGGTAAAGGTGCTCCAGAATATTGGGTAGCTCCTGTTAAACCAGGCCGTATTTTATTTGAGGCAGAAGGTGTACCAATGGATGTTGCTAAGGAAGCATTACGTTTGGCAGCACAAAAGTTACCGGTAGTTACCAAATTTGTAGTAAGAAGAGATTACACTGCTAACGAAGCATAA
- the rpsC gene encoding 30S ribosomal protein S3, which translates to MGQKVNPIGIRLGIVKGWDSNWFGGKDYSDKLVEDEKIRTYLKARLAKGSISKIVIERTLKLVTVTINTARPGIIIGKGGKEVDKLKEELKKLTKKEVQINIFEIKRPELDARLVADSIARQIEGRISFRRAAKMAMASTMRMGAEGIKIKVSGRLGGAEMARTEGYKEGRTPLHTLRADIDYAVAEAHTSYGRIGVKVWICNGEVYGKRDLSPNIGLAKEKKGPATPKFGGGKKKGKREDK; encoded by the coding sequence ATGGGACAAAAAGTTAATCCGATAGGTATTCGTTTAGGCATCGTTAAGGGCTGGGATTCTAACTGGTTTGGAGGTAAAGATTACTCTGACAAATTAGTTGAAGACGAAAAAATCAGAACCTATTTAAAAGCTCGTTTAGCAAAAGGAAGTATTTCTAAAATTGTTATCGAGAGAACATTAAAGTTAGTTACTGTAACTATCAATACAGCTCGTCCGGGTATCATCATCGGTAAGGGAGGTAAAGAAGTTGATAAGTTGAAAGAAGAGTTAAAGAAATTAACTAAGAAAGAAGTTCAAATCAACATCTTCGAAATTAAGCGTCCTGAATTAGATGCACGCTTAGTTGCTGATAGCATTGCTCGCCAGATTGAAGGACGTATCTCTTTCCGTCGTGCCGCTAAAATGGCAATGGCTTCTACAATGCGTATGGGCGCCGAAGGTATCAAGATAAAAGTTTCCGGCCGTTTGGGCGGTGCCGAGATGGCTCGTACAGAAGGTTACAAAGAAGGGCGTACTCCGTTACATACGCTTCGTGCCGATATCGACTATGCAGTTGCTGAAGCACACACTTCTTATGGCCGTATTGGTGTAAAAGTTTGGATTTGCAATGGTGAGGTTTATGGTAAGCGCGATTTATCGCCTAACATTGGTCTTGCAAAAGAGAAAAAAGGTCCGGCTACGCCAAAATTCGGTGGTGGAAAGAAAAAGGGTAAGAGAGAAGACAAGTAA